A stretch of Larus michahellis chromosome Z, bLarMic1.1, whole genome shotgun sequence DNA encodes these proteins:
- the LOC141736275 gene encoding aquaporin-7-like yields MLEKIQKALTIHSSTMRELLAEALGMFILMVFGLSSVAQVVLGRGDFGQHLSINLAFGIGVTLGIHAAGGISGAHLNAAITITHCILGNLPWRKLPAYLIGQFLGSFTAAATVFGLYYDALYDYTKGNFTVTGPTATASIFSTYPAPYISLPGAFFTEFTATAMLLLGILVIHDEKNNGALKGTQALLTGILVLGIGLGMGLNTGYAINPSRDLPPRVFTAIAGWGMDVFTAGDHWWWVPITAPTLGSLAGVLIHKLFIDFHNQPNPKSGNEKGQTVVETSTL; encoded by the exons ATGCTGGAGAAGATTCAGAAGGCGCTCACGATCCATAGCAGCACCatgagggagctgctggctgaagcGCTGGGGATGTTCATCCTCATG GTCTTTGGCCTGTCTTCAGTGGCACAAGTGGTGTTAGGAAGAGGAGACTTTGGGCAGCATCTGAGCATCAATTTGGCATTTGGAATTGGTGTTACCTTGGGCATCCATGCTGCCGGAGGAATCTCTG GAGCTCACCTGAATGCTGCCATCACCATCACACACTGCATTTTAGGAAACCTCCCCTGGAGAAAGCTCCCAGCTTATCTGATTGGCCAGTTCCTGGGCTCCTTTACAGCAGCAGCTACTGTCTTTGGCCTCTATTACG ATGCTCTGTATGACTACACCAAGGGGAACTTTACAGTGACGGGACCAACCGCCACAGCGTCGATCTTCTCCACTTACCCTGCTCCTTACATATCCTTACCAGGGGCCTTCTTCACAGAG tttACAGCAACAGCGATGCTACTCCTGGGCATTCTGGTCATCCACGACGAGAAAAACAACGGAGCCCTGAAAGGCACGCAGGCCCTGCTCACGGGTATCCTGGTCCTGGGCATCGGCCTGGGGATGGGGTTGAACACAGGCTACGCCATAAACCCCTCCCGGGACCTGCCCCCCAGGGTCTTCACGGCAATTGCTGGCTGGGGAATGGACGTCTTCAC ggCTGGAGATCACTGGTGGTGGGTCCCAATCACAGCTCCGACTCTGGGAAGTCTAGCTGGTGTTTTAATCCACAAACTCTTCATTGATTTTCacaaccaacccaacccaaaaagTGGAAATGAGAAAGGACAGACAGTGGTGGAGACTTCTACGCTGTGA